One window of the Triticum dicoccoides isolate Atlit2015 ecotype Zavitan chromosome 3B, WEW_v2.0, whole genome shotgun sequence genome contains the following:
- the LOC119277740 gene encoding DNA polymerase alpha catalytic subunit-like translates to MDDAPADAAASGRRTRTRGTEAVARSAALERLRAIRGGGARSAAAVQVRMEDPIYDTVAEEDYAALVARRRKDAGAFIIDDDGLGYVDDGREEDWTHRALPSSSDEGSGGEEGAPRKRKQPRPPQAKRPPQQSAAAASLSAAGAMTGKDRLSAMFTSSFFKKPGSDRTKGSSLAADSIVDDVIAEFAPDENDREERRRRVGRVSAPTPTPAPVAQIKAIQAAVHAEMEVRSDNGFEPDVVSDHGNDMEVELQPEVELKPDVEMQPKLEAAPGSSPELVDENKSSEELKLEANGEVKIEKVHRLNAKIKAEGTRNGDMLSATAGWMKICGEGENAGGEGEVSVNGNTDVDESSEFELKDGALPFYVLDAYEEPFGINSGTVYLFGKVVIGKRFHSCCVVVKNMQRCIYAIPSSSVFPRDTISRIEKNSTSSDASPSLRATLHELSSGLKIEVAEKLSDLNVSNFVMTPVKRNYAFERTDVPIGEQYVLKINYPYKDPAVPADLRGEHFHALLGTNNSALELFLIKRKIKGPSWLSISKFVACPSTQRVSWCKFEVTVDSPKDISVLMTSTTLEVPPVVVAAVNLKTIINEKHNVHEIVSASVICCHQVKIDTPMRSEDWQKRGTISHFTVMRKLEGSIFPIGLTKEASDRNQKAGSNVLALESSERALLNRLMIELSKLDCDVLVGHNISGFDLDVLLHRAQTCKVPSSMWSKIGRLRRSVMPRLTKGNTLYGSGASPGIMSCIAGRLLCDTYLCSRDLLREVSYSLTQLAETQLKKDRREVSPHDIPPMFQSSGTLLKLVEYGETDAWLSLELMFHLSVLPLTRQLTNISGNLWGKTLQGARAQRVEYLLLHSFHAKKFIIPDKFAARNKELNSAKRKLNADTEGGNAADGAADPSIDDEVHNGDQGKARKGPSYAGGLVLEPKKGLYDKYILLLDFNSLYPSIIQEFNICFTTVERSSDGNLPNLPNSKATGVLPELLKSLVERRRMVKSWLKTASGLKRQQFDIQQQALKLTANSMYGCLGFSNSRFFAKPLAELITLQGREILQNTVDLVQNNLNLEVIYGDTDSIMIYTGLDDISKAKAIAGKVIQEVNKKYRCLEIDLDGVYKRMLLLKKKKYAAIKVALDGSLRENIERKGLDMVRRDWSMLSKEIGDFCLNQILSGGTCDDVIESIHNSLVQVQAQMKSGQIELEKYIITKSLTKAPEDYPDAKNQPHVQVALRLKQNGFSGCSAGDTVPYIICSQQDSDNTHSGGIAQRARHPDELKRDPNKWMIDIEYYLSQQIHPVVSRLCASIEGTSPARLAECLGLDSSKFQSRSIGSSNEDTSTMLLSVIDDEDERYRGCEPLRLSCPSCTNTFECPPVSSLIASLSDPNEGKDATVNFWRRMRCPRCPDDTDECRVSPAVLANQIKRQADNFINRYYKGLLMCDDEGCKYSTHIVNLRVMGDSERGTICPNYPQCNGRLVRQYTEADLYRQLSYFCYVLDATRCLDKLDQKMRLPFEKEFAVLNQTISSAFLEIQKIRDRCAFGWVQLTDLAVSI, encoded by the exons ATGGACGACGCGCCCGCTGACGCCGCCGCATCCGGCCGCCGCACGCGCACCCGGGGCACCGAGGCGGTGGCGCGCTCCGCGGCGCTCGAGCGCCTCCGCGCCATCCGCGGCGGCggcgcccgctccgccgccgccgtccaggtGCGGATGGAGGACCCGATCTACGACACCGTCGCCGAGGAGGACTACGCCGCCCTCGTCGCCCGCCGCCGCAAGGACGCCGGCGCCTTCATCATCGACGACGACGGCCTCGGCTACGTCGACGACGGGCGAGAGGAGGACTGGACCCACCGCGCCCTCCCTTCCTCCTCCGACGAGGGATCTGGCGGCGAGGAGGGCGCCCCCCGCAAGCGGAAGCAGCCGCGCCCTCCCCAGGCGAAGCGTCCGCCCCAGCAGTCTGCTGCGGCGgcgtccctctccgccgccggtgcGATGACGGGCAAGGATCGCCTCTCCGCCATGTTCACCTCCTCCTTTTTTAAGAAGCCAGGCAGCGACCGCACCAAGGGCTCGTCGCTGGCCGCGGACAGCATCGTGGACGACGTCATCGCCGAGTTCGCCCCCGACGAGAACGACCGCGAGGAGCGCCGTCGTCGCGTTGGCAGAGTCTCTGCCCCGACACCAACGCCTGCTCCAGTTGCCCAAATTAAGGCAATTCAAGCAGCCGTACACGCTGAAATGGAGGTTAGATCGGATAATGGGTTCGAGCCTGATGTGGTTTCAGACCATGGAAACGATATGGAGGTGGAATTACAGCCAGAGGTGGAATTGAAGCCTGATGTGGAAATGCAACCCAAATTAGAAGCAGCTCCAGGTTCTAGTCCTGAATTGGTTGATGAGAATAAGAGCTCGGAGGAACTGAAGCTGGAAGCTAATGGGGAGGTGAAGATAGAGAAGGTGCACCGTTTAAACGCTAAGATTAAGGCAGAGGGCACCAGGAATGGTGATATGTTGAGTGCAACAGCAGGTTGGATGAAGATATGTGGGGAGGGGGAGAATGCAGGAGGCGAGGGAGAGGTGTCTGTTAATGGTAACACCGATGTAGATGAAAGCTCGGAGTTTGAGCTGAAGGATGGAGCACTGCCGTTCTATGTGCTGGATGCATATGAGGAGCCCTTCGGTATTAATTCAGGCACAGTTTATTTGTTTGGAAAG GTTGTAATAGGCAAGCGGTTCCATAGTTGTTGTGTTGTTGTAAAAAATATGCAAAGGTGCATATATGCAATCCCAAGCAGTTCAGTATTCCCAAGGGACACAATATCAAGGATAGAGAAGAACTCCACAAGTTCTGATGCTTCGCCATCACTTCGAGCAACTTTACAT GAGTTGTCATCTGGACTAAAGATTGAAGTAGCTGAGAAGTTGTCTGACCTCAATGTTTCAAATTTTGTGATGACTCCAGTCAAG AGGAACTATGCATTTGAGAGGACCGATGTACCAATCGGTGAGCAGTATGTCCTGAAAATCAATTACCCATATAAG GATCCTGCGGTACCAGCCGACCTCAGAGGTGAACATTTCCATGCGTTACTTGGGACAAACAATAG TGCACTTGAACTGTTTCTCATCAAAAGAAAGATCAAGGGTCCTTCATGGCTATCGATTTCTAAATTTGTGGCATGTCCATCTACTCAGCGG GTCAGCTGGTGTAAATTTGAAGTTACAGTCGACTCCCCAAAAGACATTTCTGTTTTGATGACAAGTACCACACTGGAAGTCCCCCCAGTTGTAGTTGCGGCTGTTAATCTTAAAACTATCATAAATGAGAAACACAACGTGCATGAGATTGTGTCAGCATCAGTCATATGCTGTCACCAAGTAAAA ATTGATACTCCAATGCGTTCTGAAGATTGGCAGAAACGGGGAACGATCAGCCATTTTACTGTTATGCGCAAGCTTGAAGGCAGCATATTTCCTATAGGCCTCACCAAAGAAGCTTCTGATAGGAACCAGAAGGCTGGTAGCAATGTGCTGGCACTAGAGAGCAG TGAACGTGCTTTGTTAAATCGCTTGATGATTGAGCTTAGTAAACTTGATTGTGATGTACTTGTGGGGCACAACATTTCGGGATTCGACCTGGATGTCCTTCTGCACCGTGCTCAg ACCTGCAAAGTACCAAGCAGCATGTGGTCCAAAATTGGTCGCCTTAGAAGATCAGTAATGCCCAGGCTTACCAAAGGAAACACACTATATGGTTCTGGGGCAAGTCCAGGAATTATGTCCTGTATTGCTGGCCGTCTCCTCTGTGATACCTACTTATGCTCTCGTGATCTTCTGCGGGAG GTGAGTTATTCTCTGACACAACTTGCAGAGACTCAATTGAAAAAAGACAGAAGAGAGGTTTCGCCACATGATATACCTCCAATGTTCCAATCATCGGGAACACTTCTAAAGCTG GTTGAGTACGGTGAGACTGATGCATGGCTTTCTTTGGAGCTCATGTTCCACTTGAGTGTTCTCCCGCTCACACGCCAACTGACAAATATTAGTGGTAATCTGTGGGGAAAAACTCTCCAG GGTGCTAGAGCTCAGAGGGTAGAATATCTACTGTTGCATTCATTCCATGCAAAAAAATTCATTATACCAGATAAGTTTGCTGCACGCAATAAGGAGCTGAACTCTGCAAAACGAAAGCTTAATGCTGATACCGAAGGTGGAAATGCTGCTGATGGTGCTGCTGATCCTTCCATTGATGATGAGGTGCATAATGGTGATCAAGGTAAAGCAAGAAAAGGCCCTTCATATGCTGGTGGTTTGGTTTTGGAGCCTAAAAAAGGTCTATACGACAAGTATATTCTACTTCTGGACTTCAACAGTCTTTATCCTTCAATAATTCAG GAATTCAATATCTGCTTCACCACTGTTGAGCGTTCTTCTGATGGCAATCTCCCTAACCTGCCAAATTCAAAGGCTACTGGTGTTTTACCTGAG TTGCTGAAGAGCTTGGTGGAGAGGAGAAGAATGGTTAAATCATGGCTCAAAACCGCCTCTGGTCTCAAAAGGCAGCAGTTTGATATTCAACAGCAAGCTTTGAAGCTTACCGCAAACAG TATGTATGGTTGCTTGGGATTTTCTAATTCTAGGTTTTttgcaaagccacttgccgagctTATCACCCTACAA GGTAGAGAGATCTTGCAAAACACTGTTGATCTGGTTCAGAATAATTTAAACTTGGAG GTTATTTATGGTGACACGGACTCCATAATGATATATACTGGACTGGATGACATCTCCAAGGCAAAAGCAATTGCTGGAAAGGTCATTCAGGAG GTGAACAAGAAGTACCGTTGTCTGGAGATCGATCTTGATGGTGTATACAAAAGAATGTTGCTTCTCAAAAAGAAGAAATATGCTGCCATTAAAGTGGCACTAGATGGTAGTTTAcgagag AACATTGAGCGCAAGGGACTCGATATGGTCAGGCGTGATTGGAGTATGCTGTCAAAAGAAATTGGTGATTTTTGCCTGAATCAAATCTTGTCTGGAGG GACATGTGATGATGTTATTGAGTCAATACATAACTCTCTTGTCCAG GTCCAAGCACAGATGAAAAGTGGTCAAATAGAGCTTGAAAAATATATCATCACAAAGAGTCTAACAAAAGCGCCAGAAGATTATCCAGATGCTAAAAACCAGCCTCATGTCCAG GTTGCTTTAAGACTGAAGCAAAATGGTTTCTCTGGATGCTCTGCAGGTGATACTGTTCCATATATTATATGCTCGCAACAG GATTCAGATAATACACATTCTGGGGGAATTGCTCAAAGAGCTAGACATCCGGATGAGTTAAAACGAGACCCTAACAAGTGGATGATTGACATCGAGTACTATTTGTCACAGCAG ATTCATCCTGTCGTTTCTCGTCTGTGTGCTTCAATTGAGGGTACTAGCCCTGCCCGACTGGCTGAATGTCTTGGACTTGACTCATCAAAG TTCCAATCAAGATCAATTGGGTCTAGCAATGAGGATACGTCTACCATGCTCTTATCTGTaattgatgatgaagatgagaG ATATCGTGGCTGTGAGCCACTGCGTTTATCATGCCCAAGCTGTACCAATACCTTCGAGTGCCCCCCTGTGTCCAGTCTGATTGCTAGTTTATCAGATCCAAATGAAGGAAAAGATGCTACTGTGAATTTCTGGCGTCGGATGCGGTGCCCAAGATGTCCAGATGATACTGATGAGTGCAGAGTTTCTCCTGCTGTGCTTGCCAACCAG ATAAAAAGACAGGCTGATAATTTCATCAATCGGTATTACAAAGGTTTACTGATG TGCGATGACGAGGGTTGCAAATATTCAACTCACATTGTGAACCTTAGAGTGATGGGGGATTCTGAGAGAGGAACCATCTGCCCGAACTATCCACAATGCAACGGCCGTCTAGTAAGACAG TACACAGAGGCAGATCTATACAGGCAATTGTCCTACTTTTGCTATGTACTTGATGCAACCCGGTGTCTTGATAAG TTGGACCAGAAGATGCGGCTTCCTTTTGAGAAAGAGTTTGCAGTATTAAACCAAACAATAAGCTCCGCATTTCTGGAGATTCAGAAAATCCGAGACAGATGTGCTTTCGGATGGGTTCAATTGACAGATCTAGCAGTGTCAATCTGA